A stretch of the Streptomyces sp. NBC_00654 genome encodes the following:
- a CDS encoding ABC transporter permease, translated as MTGFVFLRVRAHRLLLAAALLAVLLTTSVLAALTAFSGSVGDAALRHTLTNRSAASASLVVSAQVDQQNRQEREQAEQAARKAARETFGGLPVTVRKLESSGPYALPRDLQAPAARRGEPDLTHFAALDRSRVRLTAGRLPVATKGEGPVQVALPGVAAEILKLKPGSRLTLTDRLSETRQQVLITGLYEVSDQSDAYWQLDSLNGRGVRKVVFTTYGPLLTDPALLGSGRLSTGDTSWLATADFRTVTTDSMDALREASTNGPKALLATPVFKNSATARIGLPTVLDQTDRALLVARSTLMIVAVQLVLLAAYALLLVARLLSSERGGETELLRARGGSRGRITSFAAIEALMLAVPAAVIAPLLAGPLTRLLAERSELSRIGLRFGEATTGTVWLVAAAVALACALAVVAPALAASAGGGGRRTRAAALPGPVRAGADLGLLLIAAVAYWQLDRQTGGSGGGALSGDREGDLGIDPLLVAAPALALLAGTVLTLRLLPPAAKLAERRAASGRGLPAALAGWQFSRRPLRGAGPVLLLVLSVAMGMLAIGQSASWNRSQGDQADFRSGASVRMVGGLSGDPAKAATYLELPGVREAAPAYRTEVELSGQRMGQVIALDTGHADEGMLIRADLADGKPRQLFDAIAPAKTVRTGLLLPKGSERLTFDVRIDGRAAKKRAAGPPEPGPTVTVLLEDRYGLPHRILAGQIPIDGKPHTLSLPVAATAELAVTGFEIDDQPAGDRTRQRRFTVSGPAATTADGGQRPLRAQDGLRWQAVTTINELGEERPGPVPAEAKTSGDAPAFDYNTGISADGPSEYIPATSSLRIATVRPKAAPLKAVVTDAYLKAAGAKLGDEVDLNLAGNVVRVALVKSVRQLPTTGADADALTESGDSASRAKDGGGMLLDLRSVTALLAERAGATISPTEWWMSTDPGDSSKVAAALRELPDTDPAQVQVRDETAQDLVNDPLGAGPQSALLAVTVVAAALAAVGFAVSAAGSQRERSAEFAVLRALGAPRRRLARMIAAEQGVLITIALLVGLALGAALTRAVVPLIVLTRQAAQPVPEVLVQLPAGQVATLLAGVAALPLLTVAAIALRRADPAVSLRHQGDN; from the coding sequence GTGACGGGTTTCGTCTTTCTGCGGGTGAGGGCGCACCGGCTCCTTCTCGCCGCCGCGCTCCTGGCGGTGCTGCTGACCACATCGGTGCTGGCGGCGCTCACCGCGTTCTCCGGTTCCGTGGGCGATGCCGCGCTGCGTCACACGCTCACCAACCGCTCCGCCGCCTCCGCCTCCCTGGTCGTCTCCGCCCAGGTGGACCAGCAGAACCGGCAGGAGCGCGAGCAGGCGGAGCAGGCCGCCCGCAAGGCGGCCCGCGAGACCTTCGGCGGGCTGCCCGTGACCGTACGGAAGCTGGAGAGCTCGGGGCCGTACGCGCTGCCGCGCGACCTCCAGGCCCCGGCCGCCCGGCGCGGTGAACCCGACCTCACCCACTTCGCCGCGCTCGACCGCAGCCGGGTCCGGCTCACCGCGGGCCGGCTGCCGGTGGCCACGAAGGGCGAGGGCCCCGTACAGGTGGCCCTGCCCGGTGTCGCTGCCGAGATCCTGAAGCTGAAGCCGGGCTCCCGGCTCACCCTCACCGACCGGCTGAGCGAAACCCGGCAGCAGGTGCTGATCACCGGCCTGTACGAGGTGTCCGACCAGTCCGACGCGTACTGGCAGCTGGACTCGCTCAACGGGCGCGGGGTCCGCAAGGTCGTCTTCACCACCTACGGCCCGCTGCTCACCGATCCCGCTCTGCTCGGCTCCGGCCGGCTCAGCACCGGCGACACGTCCTGGCTGGCCACGGCCGACTTCCGGACGGTGACCACCGACTCCATGGACGCGCTGCGCGAGGCGTCCACGAACGGGCCGAAGGCCCTGCTGGCCACCCCGGTGTTCAAGAACAGCGCCACCGCGCGGATCGGGCTCCCCACCGTTCTCGACCAGACCGACCGGGCGCTCCTCGTCGCCCGCTCGACGCTGATGATCGTCGCGGTGCAGCTCGTACTGCTCGCCGCGTACGCCCTGCTGCTGGTGGCCCGGCTGCTGAGCAGCGAACGCGGCGGCGAGACCGAACTGCTGCGGGCCCGCGGCGGTTCGCGTGGCCGGATCACATCGTTCGCGGCGATCGAGGCCCTGATGCTCGCGGTGCCCGCCGCCGTCATCGCCCCGCTGCTCGCGGGGCCGCTGACCCGGCTGCTCGCGGAGCGCAGCGAACTCTCGCGGATCGGGCTGCGGTTCGGGGAGGCGACCACCGGCACGGTGTGGCTGGTCGCCGCCGCCGTCGCGCTGGCCTGCGCACTGGCCGTGGTGGCGCCCGCGCTGGCCGCCAGTGCGGGCGGCGGTGGCCGCAGAACGCGCGCCGCCGCCCTCCCCGGCCCGGTGCGCGCGGGTGCCGACCTCGGACTGCTGCTGATCGCCGCGGTGGCGTACTGGCAGCTGGACCGCCAGACCGGCGGTTCCGGCGGCGGGGCGCTCAGCGGTGACCGGGAGGGGGACCTCGGCATCGATCCGCTGCTGGTGGCCGCCCCCGCGCTGGCGCTGCTCGCGGGCACCGTACTGACCCTGCGCCTGCTGCCCCCGGCCGCGAAGCTCGCGGAGCGCCGCGCGGCGAGCGGCCGCGGGCTGCCCGCCGCGCTGGCCGGCTGGCAGTTCAGCCGTCGGCCGCTGCGCGGTGCCGGACCGGTGCTGCTGCTCGTCCTCTCGGTCGCGATGGGCATGCTGGCCATCGGTCAGAGCGCCTCGTGGAACCGCTCGCAGGGCGACCAGGCGGACTTCCGCTCCGGCGCCTCGGTCCGCATGGTGGGCGGGCTCAGCGGCGATCCGGCGAAGGCCGCCACCTACCTGGAACTTCCCGGCGTGCGGGAGGCGGCACCCGCCTACCGCACCGAGGTGGAGCTTTCCGGCCAGCGCATGGGCCAGGTCATCGCCCTGGACACCGGGCACGCCGACGAGGGCATGCTGATCCGCGCCGACCTCGCCGACGGGAAGCCGCGGCAGCTGTTCGACGCGATCGCCCCAGCGAAGACCGTCCGTACCGGGCTGTTGCTGCCCAAGGGCAGCGAGCGGCTGACGTTCGACGTACGGATCGACGGCCGGGCCGCGAAGAAGCGGGCCGCGGGGCCGCCGGAGCCGGGGCCGACGGTCACCGTGCTGCTGGAGGACCGCTACGGCCTTCCGCACCGGATACTCGCCGGGCAGATACCCATCGACGGCAAGCCGCACACCCTCTCGCTCCCCGTGGCCGCCACGGCCGAACTGGCCGTGACCGGCTTCGAGATCGACGACCAGCCGGCCGGGGACCGCACCCGGCAGCGCCGGTTCACCGTGAGCGGGCCGGCCGCCACGACCGCCGATGGCGGGCAACGGCCGCTGCGCGCGCAGGACGGACTGCGCTGGCAGGCCGTCACGACGATCAACGAACTCGGCGAGGAGCGGCCCGGTCCGGTTCCGGCCGAGGCGAAGACGTCCGGGGACGCCCCGGCCTTCGACTACAACACCGGGATCTCCGCGGACGGACCGTCGGAGTACATCCCCGCGACCAGCAGCCTGCGGATCGCCACCGTCCGCCCGAAGGCGGCACCGCTCAAGGCGGTCGTGACGGACGCGTATCTGAAGGCCGCGGGCGCGAAGCTGGGCGATGAGGTCGACCTCAACCTGGCCGGGAACGTGGTGCGGGTGGCGCTCGTGAAGTCCGTACGCCAGCTGCCCACGACCGGCGCCGACGCCGACGCCCTGACGGAATCCGGGGACTCCGCGTCCCGGGCCAAGGACGGCGGCGGCATGCTGCTCGACCTCCGGTCCGTCACCGCACTGCTCGCCGAACGGGCGGGTGCCACCATCTCCCCCACCGAGTGGTGGATGAGCACGGACCCCGGTGACTCCTCGAAGGTGGCCGCCGCACTGCGCGAGCTGCCCGACACCGACCCGGCCCAGGTCCAGGTGCGCGACGAGACCGCCCAGGACCTGGTCAACGACCCGCTGGGGGCGGGGCCGCAGTCCGCGCTCCTCGCCGTGACCGTGGTGGCCGCCGCGCTGGCGGCGGTCGGCTTCGCGGTCAGCGCGGCGGGCTCGCAG
- a CDS encoding methyltransferase domain-containing protein: MGAHHEQFAADVEAARWSLARAVAAAGALGDPAWRAAFEDVPRHLFVPYFYISGSRGYERLWGEDPDPARRGRWLRGVYADAPLATRIRDGELISSSSQPSLMARMLDELDVRDGHTVLEIGAGTGYNAALLAHRLGDRAVTTVDLDPEITESARRHLAAAGYRPAVITGDGARGCPARAPYDRIIATCTLPSVPHAWLAQCRPGGRILAPFATGLISLRVRETAHGRYAEGRFLHTPAYFVHLRGALPPPARSRPLGGLPRDVFDEELFHFLLTLTEGSLDPHEALSLWRRERRPRRERYGITVGPDGQWAWLDDPEGPYAWPLAEVDP, encoded by the coding sequence ATGGGCGCACACCACGAACAGTTCGCGGCCGACGTCGAGGCGGCGCGGTGGTCCCTGGCGCGGGCGGTCGCGGCGGCCGGAGCGCTCGGGGACCCCGCCTGGCGGGCCGCCTTCGAGGACGTACCGCGCCATCTGTTCGTGCCGTACTTCTACATCAGCGGGTCCCGGGGGTACGAACGGCTCTGGGGCGAGGACCCCGATCCCGCGCGGCGCGGACGCTGGCTGCGCGGGGTGTACGCGGACGCCCCGCTGGCCACCCGGATCCGGGACGGCGAACTCATCTCGTCGAGCAGCCAGCCCTCCCTGATGGCCCGGATGCTCGACGAACTGGACGTACGGGACGGGCACACGGTCCTGGAGATCGGCGCGGGCACCGGATACAACGCGGCGCTGCTCGCCCACCGGCTCGGCGACCGGGCCGTGACCACCGTCGACCTGGACCCCGAGATCACGGAGTCGGCCCGCCGCCACCTGGCCGCGGCCGGCTACCGCCCGGCGGTGATCACGGGCGACGGGGCGCGCGGCTGCCCGGCACGGGCCCCGTACGACCGGATCATCGCCACCTGCACCCTGCCGTCCGTACCGCACGCCTGGCTGGCCCAGTGCCGGCCGGGCGGACGGATCCTGGCCCCGTTCGCGACCGGGCTGATCTCCCTGCGCGTACGGGAGACGGCGCACGGCCGGTACGCGGAGGGCCGGTTCCTGCACACCCCGGCGTACTTCGTGCACCTGCGCGGTGCGCTGCCCCCGCCCGCCCGGAGCCGGCCCCTCGGCGGACTGCCGAGGGACGTGTTCGACGAGGAACTCTTCCACTTCCTGCTGACCCTGACCGAGGGCAGTCTCGATCCGCACGAAGCACTCTCCCTCTGGCGGCGCGAGCGGCGCCCCCGGAGGGAGAGGTACGGCATCACGGTCGGGCCGGACGGGCAGTGGGCCTGGCTGGACGACCCGGAGGGGCCGTACGCCTGGCCGCTCGCCGAGGTGGACCCCTGA
- a CDS encoding globin: MTEIPHGTLQEQTFYEQVGGEETFRRLVHRFYEGVADDELLRPMYPEEDLGPAEERFTLFLIQYWGGPRTYGEQRGHPRLRMRHVPFRVDRAAHDAWLGHMRVALDELGLAPEHEQQLWKYLTYAAASMINTAD, translated from the coding sequence GTGACAGAGATTCCGCACGGCACGCTTCAGGAGCAGACCTTCTACGAGCAGGTCGGCGGCGAGGAGACCTTCCGGCGCCTGGTCCACCGCTTCTACGAGGGGGTCGCGGACGACGAGCTGCTGCGGCCGATGTACCCGGAGGAGGATCTGGGCCCGGCCGAGGAGCGGTTCACGCTGTTCCTGATCCAGTACTGGGGCGGCCCCCGGACCTACGGCGAACAGCGCGGGCACCCCCGGCTGCGGATGCGGCACGTGCCGTTCCGGGTCGACCGGGCCGCTCATGACGCCTGGCTGGGCCATATGCGGGTCGCGCTCGACGAGCTCGGCCTGGCGCCCGAACACGAGCAGCAGCTGTGGAAATACCTCACCTACGCCGCCGCCTCGATGATCAATACTGCGGACTGA
- a CDS encoding FHA domain-containing protein, whose amino-acid sequence MPTCPNGHQSGSEDWCEVCGHRMAGAGAPAGAVPPPPPPPPAPGYGFPQGPGPGSQPTVHAELCPQCRTPREAMAPFCEECRWNFLTNTATSYTPIAPPHGAQSGSPVPGLNLPPGFQAQQPPQQASPPQPPQQQSAPPQQPRDPFEYQGSRPSQVNRPAEPLASEQPGPGLGGPGGQPGPGGQLGPGGQPCPGGQGGPPPPPSFQQGPPPSFQQSAPPPPSFQQQPAPPSFQQQSAPSPFPPHQQQSAPPAQPQAPQTGGDDWMLSPPSQAQAPQAQAPQAPQAPQPPVPQLPQGYQPQVPQTPQTSQGPQGAPQFPGQGHEQGQHQPPAAHGATTWTAVIAPDREYFLAMMQRSGPEATGLNLPAYSPEQRLALTGNQITIGRRRHSTGESPDVDLSVPPEDPGVSHQHAVLVQQPDGSWAVVDQNSTNGTTLNGAEDPIQPYVPVPLQDGDQVHVGAWTTITVRRD is encoded by the coding sequence ATGCCGACCTGCCCGAACGGACACCAGTCGGGTTCCGAGGACTGGTGCGAGGTCTGCGGACACCGCATGGCCGGAGCGGGTGCGCCCGCCGGCGCGGTACCGCCGCCGCCTCCCCCGCCGCCCGCGCCCGGATACGGCTTCCCACAGGGCCCCGGCCCTGGCTCGCAGCCGACCGTGCACGCCGAGCTGTGCCCGCAGTGCCGCACCCCGCGTGAGGCGATGGCGCCGTTCTGCGAGGAGTGCCGCTGGAACTTCCTCACCAACACGGCGACCTCGTACACCCCGATCGCCCCGCCGCACGGCGCTCAGAGCGGCAGCCCGGTGCCGGGGCTCAACCTGCCGCCCGGCTTCCAGGCCCAGCAGCCGCCGCAGCAGGCGTCGCCCCCACAGCCTCCGCAGCAGCAGTCGGCACCGCCGCAGCAGCCGCGTGATCCGTTCGAGTACCAGGGCTCGCGCCCCTCGCAGGTGAACCGCCCGGCCGAACCGCTCGCGTCGGAGCAGCCCGGTCCCGGGCTGGGCGGCCCCGGTGGGCAGCCCGGCCCCGGTGGGCAGCTCGGTCCCGGTGGGCAGCCCTGTCCCGGTGGGCAGGGTGGGCCGCCGCCTCCGCCGTCGTTCCAGCAGGGGCCTCCGCCGTCGTTCCAGCAGAGTGCGCCGCCCCCTCCGTCGTTCCAGCAGCAGCCCGCCCCGCCGTCGTTCCAGCAGCAGTCGGCGCCTTCGCCGTTCCCGCCGCACCAGCAGCAGTCGGCACCGCCCGCGCAGCCGCAGGCCCCGCAGACCGGCGGGGACGACTGGATGCTGTCACCTCCCTCTCAGGCACAGGCACCGCAGGCACAGGCACCACAGGCGCCCCAGGCACCTCAGCCGCCCGTCCCGCAGCTGCCGCAGGGATACCAGCCGCAGGTTCCGCAGACGCCCCAGACGTCCCAGGGGCCGCAGGGAGCACCGCAGTTCCCGGGGCAGGGACACGAGCAGGGGCAGCACCAGCCGCCCGCCGCTCACGGCGCCACCACCTGGACGGCCGTCATCGCCCCGGACCGTGAGTACTTCCTGGCGATGATGCAGCGCAGCGGCCCCGAGGCGACCGGGCTCAATCTGCCCGCGTACTCCCCGGAGCAGCGCCTCGCGCTCACCGGCAACCAGATCACCATCGGGCGCCGCCGGCACAGCACCGGGGAGTCGCCCGACGTCGACCTCTCGGTGCCGCCGGAGGACCCGGGCGTCTCGCACCAGCACGCGGTGCTGGTGCAGCAGCCCGACGGGAGCTGGGCCGTGGTCGACCAGAACTCCACCAACGGCACCACGCTCAACGGTGCCGAGGACCCGATCCAGCCCTATGTCCCCGTCCCGCTCCAGGACGGTGACCAGGTGCACGTCGGTGCCTGGACGACGATCACGGTCCGCCGGGACTGA